A window of Citrus sinensis cultivar Valencia sweet orange chromosome 7, DVS_A1.0, whole genome shotgun sequence contains these coding sequences:
- the LOC127903643 gene encoding uncharacterized protein LOC127903643: MIHLTIHLGHETQRCGPVQYRWMYPFERFMKKLKGYVRNKARPEGCIAECYLAEECMRFCSGYMKQVGALGSRHNRNEDIGDEMILGGHPFTVGELIDLSEEELQIAHRYVLYNSAAVEPYIE, translated from the exons atgaTCCACTTGACAATTCATCTAGGACATGAAACTCAACGGTGTGGTCCAGTACAATATCGTTGGATGTATCCTTTTGAAAG atttatgaaaaaattgaagggaTATGTTAGGAATAAAGCACGACCAGAAGGATGTATAGCAGAATGTTATCTAGCTGAAGAATGCATGAGATTTTGTAGTGGATACATGAAACAAGTTGGTGCATTAGGTTCTCGACATAATCGTAATGAAGATATAGGTGATGAAATGATTTTGGGAGGTCACCCATTCACTGTTGGAGAACTTATTGATCTATCTGAAGAAGAATTGCAAATTGCTCACCGTTATGTGCTATACAATAGTGCTGCAGTGGAACCATATATAGAGTAA
- the LOC107176352 gene encoding uncharacterized protein LOC107176352, whose protein sequence is MSKDDGESSKQAVKGAKKERRAIAAALRDELEYLEDIEFSESDTDSNSESDSDATTALSLHMKKKTRGPAKIDFVALIDGKRIEVIFNEYGQPVGRNSNRLSSFIGCLVRQMVPLTLDSWHRVESDLRERLWTCVKQQFNVDGSHRRYIMSAMGRSWRNYKLVLTRKIRALVKSNDVTRKLEALEGLKSKNIKSEQ, encoded by the exons ATGTCAAAAGATGATGGTGAA TCATCTAAACAAGCAGTAAAAGGGGCGAAGAAAGAACGTAGAGCTATAGCTGCAGCTCTTAGAGATGAGCTTGAATACCTAGAAGACATAGAATTTTCAGAATCAGATACAGATTCTAACTCTGAATCTGATTCTGATGCTACAACTGCCCTCTCCCTTCatatgaaaaagaagacaAGGGGCCCTGCAAAGATAGATTTTGTAGCACTTATTGATGGAAAACGTATTGAGGtcatttttaatgaatatgGACAACCTGTTGGTAGAAATTCAAATAGGTTATCTTCTTTTATTGGTTGTTTAGTGCGACAAATGGTACCGTTGACCTTGGATAGTTGGCATAGAGTGGAATCAGACTTAAGAGAAAGACTTTGGACTTGTGTTAAG CAACAATTTAATGTTGATGGAAGTCATAGAAGATATATAATGAGTGCAATGGGTAGGAGCTGGAGGAATTACAAATTAGTTTTAACACGTAAAATTAGAGCATTGGTTAAAAGCAATGATGTAACAAGAAAGCTTGAGGCATTGGAAGGCTTGAAATCAAAGAACATAAAATCTGAGCAATAA
- the LOC112498623 gene encoding uncharacterized protein LOC112498623, with protein sequence MDKSWLSLSRFSEEYRNGAKTFVNKAKESTGNVDYIICPCEKCRNLRYQHVGIVYEHLVIIGMNPAYDTWIFHGENPNMHVHNEDAQVSDTYRMYRDVYDQVSDTERESPEKMEEVILQELENVESPLYPGRTEYTRLSTTVLLYKHKSVNDWGKMKKGKGREGQRQCKCGKGSRYFLTCHIGRD encoded by the exons ATGGATAAATCATGGTTGTCTCTTTCAAG ATTTTCTGAGGAGTATAGAAATGGGGCTAAAACATTTGTCAACAAGGCTAAAGAAAGTACTGGGAATGTTGATTATATCATATGTCCTTGTGAAAAATGTCGAAACCTTCGTTATCAGCATGTTGGTATAGTTTATGAGCATTTAGTTATAATAGGAATGAATCCTGCATATGATACTTGGATTTTTCATGGAGAAAATCCCAATATGCATGTACACAATGAAGATGCTCAAGTGTCAGATACATATAGAATGTATAGAGATGTCTATGATCAGGTTAGTGATACTGAAAGAGAATCTCCTGAAAAAATGGAAGAAGTAATTTTGCAAGAATTGGAAAATGTTGAATCTCCATTATATCCAGGGCGTACAGAATATACAAGGTTATCAACAACTGTACTTTTGTACAAACATAAATCTGT AAATGATTgggggaaaatgaaaaaaggaaaaggaagaGAAGGTCAAAGACAGTGCAAATGTGGAAAAGGAAGTCGATATTTTTTGACTTGCCATATTGGGag gGATTAA